From Kineosporia succinea, the proteins below share one genomic window:
- the adhE gene encoding bifunctional acetaldehyde-CoA/alcohol dehydrogenase, translating to MTAEQTAAVRQQIATLVGNGLKALDEYGSFDQETIDHIVKKASVAALDRHADLARLAVEETGRGVFEDKAVKNIFACEHVTHSMAKVRTVGVISSDEITGITEIAEPVGVVAGITPVTNPTSTAIFKALLALKTRNPIVFAFHPSAQRCSAEAARTVRDAAVAAGAPADCIQWIEEPSLEATTALMHDPGVATILATGGNAMVRAAYSAGKPALGVGAGNVPAWIEKSAKLKRAVNDIMLSKSFDNGMICASEQAAIIDDEIYDEALREFGKLHAYVATDDEKRRLEEFVFGAAAYGKSCGEAKLNPDVVGRSPVWIAGQAGFSVPPQTSVILAEVDRIGPDEPLTREKLCPVLAVLRVRGREEGLKAATDMVEFHGLGHSAVIHTEDEALAVEFGQRVKAVRVIWNSPSSQGGIGDMYNAFMPSLTLGCGSYGRNSVSDNVSAVNLINIKRIGRRTNNMQWFKVPSRIYFEPQAIRYLSDMPGVRRVTVVTDATMTRLGFVERIDRVLQRRPERVVLQIIDDVEPEPQMATVDRGAALMRSFRPDTIIALGGGSAMDAAKVMWLKYEHPEVVFDDMREKFFDIRKRAFRFPALGEKARLVCIPTTSGTGAEVTPFAVITDQRTGKKYPLADYALTPTVAIVDPMLTASMPRAIAADSGFDALTHAIEAYVSVYANDFTDGLALHAIRLIFANLEKSVLEGDPEARERMHNAGTIAGMAFGSAFLGIVHAMSHTLGATFHIAHGRTNAVLLPHVIRYNGTPPTKLSGWPKYESYRAPERFADIARMLGLGGDDPVQALAQAVERLRAAVGIESSFAELGVDADAFEASLPQQALNAYEDQCAPANPRMPMLEDMQELMRQAYRGL from the coding sequence ATGACCGCGGAGCAGACGGCCGCAGTCCGGCAGCAGATCGCCACCCTGGTCGGGAACGGCCTGAAAGCGCTGGACGAGTACGGCTCTTTCGACCAGGAGACGATCGACCACATCGTGAAGAAGGCGTCGGTGGCGGCGCTGGACCGGCACGCCGACCTGGCCCGCCTGGCGGTGGAGGAGACCGGGCGCGGGGTGTTCGAGGACAAGGCGGTGAAGAACATCTTCGCCTGCGAGCACGTCACCCACAGCATGGCGAAAGTCCGCACGGTGGGTGTGATCAGCTCCGACGAGATCACCGGGATCACCGAGATCGCCGAGCCGGTGGGCGTCGTCGCGGGCATCACGCCGGTGACGAACCCGACGTCGACCGCCATCTTCAAGGCGCTGCTGGCCCTGAAGACGCGTAATCCCATCGTTTTCGCGTTCCACCCCTCCGCGCAGCGATGCAGTGCCGAGGCCGCGCGCACGGTGCGGGACGCGGCGGTCGCGGCCGGGGCCCCGGCCGACTGCATCCAGTGGATCGAGGAGCCCTCCCTCGAGGCGACCACGGCGCTGATGCACGATCCGGGTGTCGCGACGATCCTGGCGACCGGCGGCAACGCGATGGTGCGCGCGGCCTACTCGGCCGGCAAGCCTGCCCTCGGGGTCGGCGCCGGCAACGTGCCCGCCTGGATCGAGAAGTCCGCGAAACTGAAGCGGGCCGTCAACGACATCATGCTCTCGAAGTCGTTCGACAACGGCATGATCTGCGCCTCCGAGCAGGCCGCGATCATCGACGACGAGATCTACGACGAGGCGCTGCGCGAGTTCGGCAAGCTGCACGCGTACGTCGCCACGGACGACGAGAAGCGCCGGCTGGAGGAGTTCGTCTTCGGCGCCGCGGCCTACGGAAAGTCCTGCGGCGAGGCGAAGCTCAACCCGGATGTGGTCGGCCGGTCGCCGGTGTGGATCGCCGGGCAGGCCGGTTTCAGCGTGCCGCCGCAGACCTCGGTGATCCTGGCCGAGGTCGACCGGATCGGGCCGGACGAGCCGCTGACCCGCGAGAAGCTCTGCCCGGTGCTGGCCGTGCTGCGGGTGCGCGGCCGTGAGGAGGGCCTGAAGGCGGCGACCGACATGGTCGAGTTCCACGGCCTGGGGCACAGTGCGGTCATCCACACCGAGGACGAGGCCCTGGCCGTCGAGTTCGGGCAGCGGGTCAAGGCGGTGCGGGTGATCTGGAACTCGCCGTCGTCGCAGGGCGGCATCGGGGACATGTACAACGCGTTCATGCCGTCGCTGACCCTGGGCTGCGGCAGCTACGGCCGGAACTCGGTGTCGGACAACGTGTCGGCCGTCAACCTGATCAACATCAAGCGGATCGGCAGGCGTACCAACAACATGCAGTGGTTCAAGGTGCCGTCGCGGATCTACTTCGAGCCGCAGGCCATCCGCTACCTGAGCGACATGCCGGGGGTGCGCCGGGTCACGGTCGTCACTGACGCCACGATGACGCGACTGGGGTTCGTCGAGCGCATCGACCGGGTGCTGCAGCGGCGGCCCGAGCGGGTGGTGCTGCAGATCATCGACGACGTGGAGCCCGAGCCGCAGATGGCCACGGTCGACCGGGGCGCCGCGTTGATGCGATCGTTCCGGCCCGACACCATCATCGCGCTGGGCGGCGGCTCGGCGATGGACGCGGCCAAGGTGATGTGGCTGAAGTACGAGCACCCGGAGGTGGTGTTCGACGACATGCGGGAGAAGTTCTTCGACATCCGCAAGCGCGCGTTCCGCTTCCCCGCGCTGGGTGAGAAGGCCCGCCTGGTCTGTATTCCCACCACCTCGGGCACCGGGGCCGAGGTGACGCCGTTCGCGGTGATCACCGACCAGCGGACGGGCAAGAAGTACCCGCTGGCCGACTACGCCCTGACCCCGACCGTGGCGATCGTCGACCCGATGTTGACGGCCAGCATGCCCCGGGCCATCGCGGCCGACAGCGGTTTCGACGCGCTGACCCACGCGATCGAGGCGTACGTGTCGGTGTACGCGAACGACTTCACCGACGGCCTGGCCCTGCACGCGATCCGGCTGATCTTCGCCAACCTCGAGAAGTCGGTGCTGGAGGGCGATCCCGAGGCCCGCGAGCGCATGCACAACGCGGGCACGATCGCGGGGATGGCGTTCGGCAGCGCGTTCCTGGGCATCGTGCACGCGATGTCGCACACGCTGGGGGCGACGTTCCACATCGCGCACGGGCGGACGAACGCGGTGCTGCTGCCGCACGTGATCCGGTACAACGGCACGCCGCCGACGAAACTGTCGGGCTGGCCGAAGTACGAGAGCTACCGGGCGCCGGAGCGTTTCGCGGACATCGCGCGGATGCTGGGTCTGGGTGGTGACGACCCGGTCCAGGCCCTGGCCCAGGCGGTGGAGAGGCTGCGGGCGGCGGTCGGGATCGAGTCGTCGTTCGCGGAGCTGGGGGTGGACGCGGACGCGTTCGAGGCGTCGCTGCCGCAGCAGGCGCTGAACGCGTACGAGGACCAGTGCGCCCCGGCGAACCCGCGGATGCCGATGCTGGAGGACATGCAGGAGCTGATGCGTCAGGCCTACCGCGGACTGTGA
- a CDS encoding isocitrate lyase/PEP mutase family protein, producing the protein MNEQLAARARTLADLHAAGRPLVLPTVWDVWSARTAVSAGFEALTIGSHPLADSRGAADQEGQTFEEVIEAVRPIIAAVDVPVSVDLEAGYGKTPAELIAGLLDAGGVGLNVEDTVHSEGGRVRTTAEHADYVAGLRAAADAAGVPVWVNGRTDLFAHASNHDEVLDDAIARLQALVEAGADSVYPVKIHENDAIITAIVGAVKAPVNCTAHPVKHDVARYARLGVGRVTYGPLLQSALTDYLREIVTPWKTN; encoded by the coding sequence ATGAACGAACAGCTTGCCGCCCGCGCCCGCACGCTCGCCGACCTCCACGCCGCCGGCCGCCCCCTGGTGCTGCCCACGGTCTGGGACGTCTGGTCGGCCCGGACCGCCGTCAGCGCCGGGTTCGAGGCCCTGACCATCGGCAGCCACCCGCTGGCCGACTCCCGCGGCGCCGCCGACCAGGAGGGCCAGACCTTCGAGGAGGTGATCGAGGCGGTGCGCCCGATCATCGCCGCCGTCGACGTCCCGGTCTCCGTCGACCTGGAGGCCGGCTACGGCAAGACGCCCGCCGAGCTGATCGCGGGCCTGCTCGACGCCGGAGGTGTCGGCCTGAACGTGGAGGACACCGTGCACTCCGAGGGCGGGCGCGTGCGCACCACCGCCGAGCACGCCGACTACGTCGCCGGGCTCCGTGCCGCGGCCGACGCCGCCGGCGTGCCGGTCTGGGTCAACGGGCGCACCGACCTCTTCGCCCACGCGAGCAACCACGACGAGGTCCTCGACGACGCGATCGCCCGCCTCCAGGCTCTGGTCGAGGCCGGCGCCGACAGCGTCTACCCGGTCAAGATCCACGAGAACGACGCGATCATCACTGCCATCGTCGGCGCCGTGAAGGCCCCGGTGAACTGCACCGCGCACCCGGTCAAGCACGACGTGGCCCGGTACGCCCGCCTCGGCGTCGGGCGGGTCACCTACGGCCCGCTGCTGCAGTCAGCCCTGACCGACTACCTGCGGGAGATCGTCACGCCCTGGAAGACCAACTGA
- a CDS encoding 2'-5' RNA ligase family protein, with protein sequence MKPFVFRPAQGPWSSDVSWLFVCLLPDVTRDAALGELLAGCREAMRGFPIATVPDGELRVTLAQVGDATADRIDPAQRAALLEGLRERLAGQQPFEITAGSPLAYATGALLDLEDEPLQELIGTLRAAIRELRGEAAGTFHPGVTHMTLGYAHGEASTDELARKLRRVRPSHARMRVDSVHLLEVRVSDSGFGWTKVGSVGLPGRDDLPQVVGQG encoded by the coding sequence GTGAAGCCGTTCGTGTTCCGTCCCGCGCAGGGGCCGTGGTCGTCCGATGTCTCCTGGCTGTTCGTCTGCCTGCTGCCCGACGTCACGCGGGACGCCGCGCTGGGGGAGTTGCTCGCGGGGTGCCGGGAGGCGATGCGGGGATTCCCGATCGCCACGGTGCCCGACGGCGAGCTGCGGGTGACGCTGGCCCAGGTCGGTGACGCCACGGCCGACCGCATCGACCCCGCCCAGCGTGCGGCATTGCTGGAGGGGCTCCGGGAGAGGCTCGCCGGGCAGCAGCCCTTCGAGATCACCGCCGGCAGCCCGCTGGCCTACGCCACCGGCGCCCTGCTCGACCTGGAGGACGAGCCGCTGCAGGAGCTCATCGGCACACTGCGCGCGGCGATCCGGGAGCTGCGGGGCGAGGCGGCCGGCACCTTCCACCCCGGGGTCACGCACATGACGCTGGGCTACGCGCACGGCGAGGCGTCCACCGACGAGCTGGCCCGCAAACTACGGCGGGTGCGGCCGAGCCACGCGCGCATGCGCGTGGACTCGGTGCACCTGCTCGAGGTCCGGGTCAGTGACTCCGGCTTCGGGTGGACGAAGGTCGGGTCAGTTGGTCTTCCAGGGCGTGACGATCTCCCGCAGGTAGTCGGTCAGGGCTGA
- a CDS encoding SDR family NAD(P)-dependent oxidoreductase: MDLELDGRVVLVAGGTGLIGRAVVGRLRQEGATAVPASRHAEDGIVMDAQDQSSVDGAFASVLERHGRLDGLVVTAAPSARTLDPARNSDPRQVIEAVEAKAMAFLRLANAALPLMTAAGYGRIVGVSGQNAFLTGNVTGSVRNAALILTAKNLADAVAGSGVTVNTVSPGPVSEDPAREVQPGRPGESSPDQIADLIAFLLSPRAAAISGESIATGHRVHGVTSM, from the coding sequence ATGGATCTCGAACTGGACGGACGGGTCGTACTGGTCGCGGGCGGGACGGGCCTCATCGGCCGGGCCGTCGTGGGGCGCCTGCGGCAGGAGGGGGCCACGGCGGTGCCGGCCTCGCGCCACGCCGAGGACGGCATCGTGATGGACGCGCAGGATCAGTCGTCGGTCGACGGCGCGTTCGCGTCGGTGCTGGAGCGGCACGGGCGCCTGGACGGGCTGGTGGTCACCGCGGCACCCAGTGCGCGCACCCTCGACCCGGCCCGCAACAGCGACCCGCGCCAGGTGATCGAGGCGGTGGAGGCGAAGGCGATGGCGTTCCTGCGCCTGGCCAACGCCGCCCTGCCGCTCATGACCGCCGCCGGTTACGGGCGCATCGTCGGGGTCAGTGGCCAGAACGCTTTCCTGACCGGCAATGTCACCGGTTCGGTGCGCAACGCGGCCCTCATCCTGACGGCGAAGAATCTTGCGGACGCGGTGGCCGGGTCGGGCGTCACGGTCAACACCGTGAGTCCGGGGCCGGTGTCGGAAGACCCGGCTCGCGAGGTGCAGCCGGGCCGGCCGGGCGAGTCGAGCCCGGACCAGATCGCCGACCTCATCGCGTTCCTGCTCTCACCGCGGGCCGCCGCGATCTCCGGGGAGTCGATCGCGACCGGGCACCGGGTGCACGGGGTCACGTCGATGTGA
- a CDS encoding uridine kinase family protein encodes MTAQARQLAAMIRESWSPGRPFVVGIDGRSGVGKSTLSARVGEILGEDCRVIGGDDFYTGGTPQDWDARSPAEKAAHCLDWRRQHAVLSALRRGEEASWHPFDWDAFDGSLHTTATFARPARVVVLDCVYSCRPELAGLLDLRVLVETDPTRRRERLRARDGDDWQATWIQRWEEAEDFYFGQVVTRAGFDLVVTT; translated from the coding sequence ATGACAGCGCAGGCGCGGCAGCTGGCAGCGATGATCCGGGAATCATGGAGTCCCGGAAGGCCTTTCGTGGTGGGCATCGACGGACGCAGCGGGGTGGGCAAGTCGACCCTCTCGGCCCGGGTGGGTGAGATCCTCGGTGAGGACTGCCGGGTGATCGGGGGCGACGACTTCTACACCGGCGGCACACCCCAGGACTGGGACGCCCGCTCACCGGCCGAGAAGGCCGCGCACTGCCTGGACTGGCGCCGGCAGCACGCCGTGCTGTCGGCACTGCGCCGGGGCGAGGAGGCCTCGTGGCACCCGTTCGACTGGGACGCGTTCGACGGATCCCTGCACACCACCGCCACTTTCGCCCGGCCGGCGCGGGTGGTCGTGCTGGACTGCGTCTACAGCTGCCGTCCCGAGCTGGCCGGCCTGCTCGACCTGCGGGTCCTCGTCGAGACCGACCCGACCCGCCGTCGCGAGCGCCTGCGCGCCCGCGACGGCGACGACTGGCAGGCCACCTGGATCCAGCGCTGGGAGGAGGCCGAGGACTTCTACTTCGGTCAGGTGGTGACCCGGGCCGGGTTCGACCTGGTGGTGACGACGTGA
- a CDS encoding GGDEF domain-containing protein gives MAGALAVLAALACVVPDPGSRSLLITHAVSTALSALFVAAGITRLPRADRRPYRMILSAVLAFGGGEVTYLFEASYHPDRYPGLADLFTIAGYLPLAVGVWSLDRQRRTKYGGLLDAGIVTVSTAVLLAVFLVLPQISVAGLSLGERIMHSIYPLLDVLLLFMTSRMLAGAGNRGPVIWCLVVAMSCGLLTDVVAGIGAVTGGSGLNRLMFVSWALFYVFLGLATAAAAHRPPEPPAQDDAASGLTLTRLVVLGVAAMAPTVILVLLSPAGRDLDIAYLGIGSIVLLALVVARIWDLLQVLRRQQEALERASRVDPLTGVANRRSWDSELARQMASALRDEQVLLVGLLDLDHFKAYNDTHGHQAGDDLLHAAAQAWALAAGPRGRIARWGGEEFTVALLCDDEQVGIEDLDRLRADVPFGQTCSMGVARWDGVAGPDELLRYADEALYEAKRAGRDRIAVSAGLRKTVRNMRI, from the coding sequence GTGGCAGGTGCCCTCGCCGTGCTCGCCGCCCTGGCCTGCGTCGTCCCGGACCCCGGGTCCCGGTCCCTGCTCATCACGCACGCCGTCTCGACGGCGCTCTCCGCGCTGTTCGTGGCCGCGGGCATCACCCGGCTGCCCCGGGCGGACCGGCGTCCGTACCGGATGATCCTTTCCGCGGTTCTCGCGTTCGGCGGCGGCGAGGTCACCTACCTGTTCGAGGCCTCCTACCACCCGGACCGCTACCCGGGCCTGGCCGACCTCTTCACCATCGCCGGCTACCTGCCCCTGGCGGTGGGTGTCTGGAGCCTGGACCGGCAGCGGCGCACCAAGTACGGCGGCCTGCTCGACGCGGGCATCGTCACCGTGAGCACCGCCGTCCTGCTGGCCGTCTTCCTCGTGCTCCCGCAGATCTCCGTGGCCGGTCTCAGCCTCGGCGAGCGGATCATGCACAGCATCTACCCCCTGCTCGACGTGCTGCTGCTGTTCATGACCAGCCGCATGCTCGCCGGGGCGGGCAACCGCGGGCCGGTGATCTGGTGCCTGGTCGTGGCGATGAGCTGTGGCCTGCTCACCGACGTCGTCGCCGGCATCGGGGCGGTCACCGGCGGATCGGGCCTCAACCGCCTCATGTTCGTCTCCTGGGCCCTGTTCTACGTCTTCCTGGGCCTGGCCACCGCCGCCGCGGCCCACCGGCCTCCGGAACCGCCGGCCCAGGACGACGCGGCCAGTGGCCTGACCCTGACGCGTCTGGTCGTGCTCGGGGTCGCCGCGATGGCCCCGACGGTGATCCTGGTGCTGCTGTCCCCCGCCGGCCGGGACCTGGACATCGCCTACCTCGGCATCGGCTCCATCGTGCTCCTGGCCCTGGTCGTGGCCCGAATCTGGGACCTGCTGCAGGTGCTGCGCCGCCAGCAGGAGGCCCTGGAACGGGCCTCCCGCGTGGATCCCCTGACCGGCGTCGCCAACCGCCGGTCGTGGGACTCCGAACTGGCCCGGCAGATGGCCTCCGCGCTGCGTGACGAGCAGGTGCTGCTGGTCGGGCTGCTCGACCTGGACCACTTCAAGGCCTACAACGACACCCACGGGCACCAGGCCGGTGACGACCTGCTGCACGCCGCCGCGCAGGCCTGGGCTCTGGCCGCCGGCCCGCGGGGACGCATCGCCCGCTGGGGTGGTGAGGAGTTCACCGTGGCCCTGCTCTGCGACGACGAGCAGGTGGGGATCGAGGACCTCGACCGCCTGCGCGCCGACGTGCCCTTCGGCCAGACCTGCTCGATGGGGGTCGCCCGGTGGGACGGGGTCGCGGGCCCCGACGAGCTGCTGCGGTACGCCGACGAGGCGCTCTACGAGGCCAAGCGTGCCGGTCGCGACCGGATCGCCGTCTCAGCCGGTTTGCGGAAAACGGTTCGGAATATGCGTATCTGA
- a CDS encoding rhamnogalacturonan lyase, protein MRLMKPAARKRHLALSTSLLVGGALLMSSAPAQAAPPSTTSSTSSTSSSSTATDSGENLNRGLVVLRSGADNFLSWRLLPTDAAAAGFDVYRGTTRLNDEPVTEGTNFTDEGAPRGATYTVRPSSAPTTQAAATTKADTTARTGATATALAATSTDIPIQKPAGGTTPDGVAYTYTAGDASVGDLNGDGSYEVVLKWDPTNAKDNSQSGYTGNVFIDAYTLTGTRLWRIDLGRNIRAGAHYTQFQVFDYDGDGKAEVAMKTADGTKDGTGVVIGSSSADYRNSSGYVLSGPEYLSVFAGPTGKALATADYVPARGTVSSWGDSYGNRVDRFLAGTAYVNGSYPSIIMARGYYTRSVVAAWDFRGGVLTRRWTFDSNSSTNGSAWTGQGNHQLSIADVDSDGRDEILYGAMAIDDNGAGLWVNGQGHGDAYHVGDLIPSRAGLEVFKVDEDTSKLAAWMADARTGQIIWSNASCGCDNGRGVSDDIYAGSPGAESWSSGVSGLFSSSGANIGRKPSSSNFVIWWDGDAQRELLDSTHIDKYGTGADTRLLTASGVTSINGTKAVPSLQADILGDWREEVIWPTTDSTALRVYSTTDATSISHVSLMQDRMYREAVAWQNTAYNQPPHPSFALGN, encoded by the coding sequence ATGCGACTGATGAAACCCGCTGCCCGAAAACGGCACCTGGCCCTGTCCACGTCCCTGCTCGTCGGGGGTGCGCTCCTGATGAGCAGCGCCCCGGCCCAGGCCGCACCCCCGAGCACGACCAGCTCGACCAGCTCGACCAGCTCAAGCAGCACCGCCACCGACTCCGGCGAGAACCTGAACCGTGGCCTCGTGGTGCTCCGATCCGGCGCCGACAACTTCCTGTCCTGGCGCCTGCTGCCCACCGACGCCGCCGCCGCGGGCTTCGACGTGTACCGCGGCACGACCCGGCTCAATGACGAACCCGTCACCGAAGGAACCAATTTCACCGACGAAGGCGCACCCAGGGGCGCCACGTACACCGTGCGTCCATCATCGGCCCCCACCACGCAGGCCGCGGCGACCACGAAGGCCGACACCACCGCGAGAACCGGCGCCACCGCGACCGCCCTGGCCGCCACGTCCACCGACATCCCGATCCAGAAGCCCGCGGGCGGCACCACGCCCGACGGCGTGGCCTACACGTACACCGCCGGTGACGCCTCGGTCGGCGACCTGAACGGCGACGGCTCCTACGAGGTCGTGCTGAAGTGGGACCCGACCAACGCCAAGGACAACTCCCAGTCCGGTTACACCGGCAACGTGTTCATCGACGCGTACACGCTCACCGGGACCCGGCTGTGGCGCATCGACCTGGGCCGGAACATCCGCGCCGGAGCGCATTACACCCAGTTCCAGGTGTTCGACTACGACGGTGACGGCAAGGCCGAGGTGGCCATGAAGACCGCGGACGGCACGAAGGACGGGACCGGCGTGGTGATCGGCTCGTCCAGCGCCGACTACCGCAACTCCAGCGGCTACGTCCTCTCCGGCCCGGAGTACCTCAGCGTGTTCGCCGGGCCGACCGGAAAGGCGCTGGCCACGGCCGATTACGTGCCCGCCCGGGGAACCGTGTCGAGCTGGGGCGACAGCTACGGCAACCGGGTCGACCGGTTCCTGGCCGGCACCGCGTACGTCAACGGCTCCTACCCGAGCATCATCATGGCCCGCGGCTACTACACCCGAAGTGTGGTGGCGGCGTGGGATTTCCGGGGCGGCGTCCTGACCCGCAGGTGGACGTTCGACAGCAACTCCTCCACCAACGGCTCGGCCTGGACCGGGCAGGGCAACCACCAGCTCTCGATCGCCGACGTGGACTCCGACGGCAGGGACGAGATCCTCTACGGCGCCATGGCCATCGACGACAACGGCGCCGGGCTGTGGGTGAACGGGCAGGGTCACGGCGACGCCTACCACGTCGGTGACCTGATCCCGAGCCGCGCCGGGCTGGAGGTCTTCAAGGTCGACGAGGACACCAGCAAGCTCGCGGCCTGGATGGCGGACGCCCGCACCGGGCAGATCATCTGGTCGAACGCCTCGTGCGGCTGCGACAACGGGCGCGGCGTCTCCGACGACATCTACGCCGGCAGCCCGGGCGCCGAGTCCTGGTCGAGCGGCGTGTCCGGGCTGTTCAGCAGCAGCGGCGCGAACATCGGCCGCAAGCCCTCGAGCTCGAACTTCGTGATCTGGTGGGACGGCGACGCCCAGCGGGAACTGCTCGACAGCACCCACATCGACAAGTACGGCACCGGCGCCGACACCCGGCTGCTCACGGCCAGTGGCGTCACCTCGATCAACGGCACGAAGGCCGTGCCGTCGCTGCAGGCCGACATCCTCGGCGACTGGCGGGAAGAGGTGATCTGGCCGACGACCGACAGCACCGCGCTGCGGGTCTACTCCACGACCGACGCGACGAGCATCTCGCACGTCTCGCTCATGCAGGACCGGATGTACCGCGAGGCCGTCGCCTGGCAGAACACCGCCTACAACCAGCCCCCGCACCCGAGTTTCGCGCTCGGTAACTGA